Proteins encoded together in one Miscanthus floridulus cultivar M001 chromosome 16, ASM1932011v1, whole genome shotgun sequence window:
- the LOC136512366 gene encoding bifunctional aspartate aminotransferase and glutamate/aspartate-prephenate aminotransferase-like translates to MASFSSLSAPSSSTSTPSFNLPTKTSPGTSSLSFPRARESLKSRARMVTVRAEAVDTTISPRVSALRPSKTMAITDQATALRQAGVPVIGLAAGEPDFDTPAVIAEAGMNAIRDGATRYTPNAGTLELRKAICKKLEEENGLSYTPDQVLVSNGAKQCITQAVLAVCSPGDEVLIPAPYWVSYPEMARLAGATPVILPTSISDNFLLRPESLASVINENSRILILCSPSNPTGSVYPKELLEEIAAIVRKHPRLLVLSDEIYEHIIYQPAKHTSFASLPGMWERTLTVNGFSKAFAMTGWRLGYLAAPKHFVAACGKIQSQYTSGASSISQKAGLAALNLGYAGGEAVSTMVKAFQERRDYLVRSFRELPGVKISEPQGAFYLFIDFSSYYGSEVEGFGTIKDSESLCLFLLEKAQVALVPGDAFGDDKGVRISYAAAMSTLQTAMGKIKEAMALLRPPIAV, encoded by the exons ATGGCATCCTTCTCCTCCCTCTctgccccctcctcctccacctccaccccgTCCTTCAACCTCCCCACAAAAACCTCCCCTGGCACAAGCTCCCTGTCATTCCCCAG GGCCAGAGAGTCGCTGAAGTCCAGGGCCAGGATGGTGACGGTGCGGGCGGAGGCGGTTGACACGACCATCAGCCCGCGGGTGAGCGCGCTCAGGCCGTCTAAGACCATGGCCATCACCGACCAGGCCACGGCGCTGCGGCAGGCCGGCGTGCCAGTCATCGGACTCGCCGCCGGGGAGCCCGACTTCGACACGCCGGCCGTGATCGCCGAG GCTGGGATGAATGCCATCAGAGATGGGGCTACAAGATACACGCCTAATGCCGGAACTCTGGAGCTGAGGAAGGCTATCTGCAAAAAGCTTGAGG AGGAGAATGGTCTATCCTACACCCCCGATCAGGTGCTAGTAAGCAATGGAGCCAAGCAGTGCATTACACAAGCAGTTCTTGCTGTCTGCTCACCTGGTGATGAA GTTTTGATACCTGCTCCATATTGGGTCAGCTACCCTGAGATGGCTAGACTAGCTGGTGCAACGCCAGTTATTCTCCCTACAAGCATATCAGACAATTTCCTCCTAAGGCCAGAGTCACTTGCCTCAGTGATCAATGAAAATTCAAGGATCTTGATTCTCTGCTCTCCATCTAATCCAACAGGGTCTGTGTATCCTAAGGAGTTGCTTGAGGAGATTGCTGCTATAGTCAGAAAGCATCCTAGGCTCCTA GTTTTATCTGATGAGATCTATGAGCATATTATCTATCAACCTGCTAAACACACAAGCTTTGCTTCATTGCCTGGAATGTGGGAAAGAACATTAACTGTGAATGGATTTTCTAAG GCTTTTGCTATGACTGGTTGGAGACTCGGATACTTAGCTGCCCCTAAACATTTTGTCGCGGCCTGTGGAAAGATCCAAAGCCAG TACACCTCTGGGGCCAGTAGTATATCACAGAAGGCAGGGCTTGCAGCTTTGAACCTAGGTTATGCTGGTGGTGAAGCAGTATCAACCATGGTCAAAGCATTCCAGGAGCGTCGTGATTACCTTGTAAGAAGCTTTAGAGAGCTGCCAGGAGTAAAGATATCAGAACCTCAG GGCGCCTTCTATTTATTTATCGACTTCAGCTCGTACTATGGGTCTGAGGTGGAAGGTTTTGGTACCATCAAGGACTCTGAGTCCCTCTGTTTGTTCCTGTTGGAAAAGGCACAG GTTGCACTTGTCCCTGGGGATGCTTTTGGCGATGACAAGGGTGTTCGCATTTCATATGCTGCAGCAATGTCGACACTGCAAACTGCAATGGGAAAGATAAAAGAAGCGATGGCTCTGCTCAGGCCTCCTATTGCCGTTTAG
- the LOC136511810 gene encoding uncharacterized protein At5g49945-like — protein sequence MAAPSWIRLRQPRATLLILLLLALNISLSFAANFEGFDSDDLPSAAGGLDADDDEEGLDGVDLPPPPPISLSTSAPSPPVTTTSAPNPNPATPATRDPTPALDLWDEDEFEGIPVPEAIPSDDSAAPAEADTSDPSAEAPAEAAPAAKRSPAELLRAFSVEIACVSFLICFVLNYFTGKRQNENIALAWATKFATRDSIFDKNFSLLGTGDGKDTPLLLKEGQDVFKFYASGRRFCQGMLATMEMRARHDLLSKFVELVFPRKDTITFEVVMNEEAMDHVILAVARKKAAKTMQKEERDLQRFANVLTSAPAGRKWVSDELAVVAESKEVAGDMITEAVLDQVLGEKAFEKFGKWFISLHLSDQLAGSYKKVLTFKFVLPDASNMSEMTRLVALVPYYIDLVGRYKLSSHARSKTDGARTKAAQEAFRELQSARQETLQRKKAEKKKLMEEADAKLSAEALRKKEEKERARQMKKSGPKVKMLRS from the exons ATGGCGGCGCCGAGCTGGATCCGGCTCCGGCAGCCGCGTGCAACCCTCCTCATCCTGCTGCTCCTCGCCCTCAACATCTCCCTCTCCTTTGCCGCCAACTTCGAGGGCTTCGACTCCGACGACCTTCCCTCCGCGGCCGGTGGCCTCGATGCTGACGATGACGAGGAGGGGCTGGACGGCGTCGACCTCCCGCCCCCTCCGCCTATCTCCCTCTCCACCTCCGCGCCTTCACCTCCCGTCACGACGACATCCGCGCCGAACCCTAACCCCGCTACGCCTGCGACTCGGGACCCCACCCCGGCGCTCGACCTCTGGGACGAGGACGAGTTCGAGGGCATCCCCGTGCCGGAAGCGATCCCCTCCGACGACTCCGCCGCTCCAGCCGAGGCCGACACGTCAGATCCCTCCGCGGAGGCACCGGCCGAGGCGGCGCCGGCCGCGAAGAGGAGCCCGGCTGAGCTCCTCCGCGCGTTCTCCGTCGAGATCGCGTGCGTCAGCTTCCTGATCTGCTTCGTGCTCAACTACTTCACTGGGAAGCGGCAAAACGAGAACATCGCGCTGGCCTGGGCCACCAAGTTCGCCACCAGGGACTCCATCTTCGACAAGAACTTCAGCCTTCTTGGCACAGGCGACGGCAAGGACACGCCGCTCCTGCTCAAGGAGGGGCAGGACGTGTTCAAGTTCTATGCCAGTGGGAGACGCTTCTGCCAGGGCATGCTCGCCACCATGGAGATGCGGGCGCGGCACGACCTGCTGTCAAAGTTCGTCGAGCTGGTCTTCCCTAGGAAGGACACCATCACGTTCGAGGTGGTAATGAACGAAGAGGCCATGGACCATGTGATTCTGGCTGTGGCCAGGAAGAAGGCGGCCAAGACGATGCAGAAAGAGGAGAGGGATCTGCAAAGGTTTGCCAACGTTCTCACTTCGGCACCTGCTGGGAGGAAGTGGGTGTCGGATGAGCTTGCTGTGGTGGCCGAGTCTAAGGAGGTTGCTGGGGATATGATCACTGAGGCTGTGCTTGATCAG GTTCTTGGTGAGAAGGCATTTGAGAAATTCGGAAAGTGGTTCATCTCGCTTCATCTTTCAGACCAGTTGGCAGGATCCTACAAGAAGGTCCTTACATTCAAGTTTGTATTGCCAGATGCAAGCAACATGTCAGAGATGACAAGATTGGTTGCTCTTGTGCCATACTACATTGATTTGGTTGGGCGTTATAAGCTCAGCTCTCAT GCTCGCTCAAAAACTGATGGAGCTAGAACAAAGGCCGCTCAGGAGGCTTTCAGGGAACTGCAGAGTGCCAGGCAGGAGACCCTGCAAAGGAAAAAGGCTGAAAAGAAGAAACTCATGGAGGAGGCAGATGCCAAACTAAGCGCTGAGGCACTCCGGAAGAAAGAGGAAAAGGAAAGGGCTCGGCAAATGAAGAAGTCTGGGCCCAAAGTGAAGATGCTCCGCTCTTAA